A genome region from Streptomyces sp. NBC_01296 includes the following:
- a CDS encoding LLM class F420-dependent oxidoreductase, with amino-acid sequence MRIATTVFLTDHTVSPVRLARSLEERGFAGLYLPEHTHIPVSRDTSAPMGGELPEMYGRTLDPFVALAQAAAVTERITLGTGITLVAQHDPIDLAKRIATLDHLSGGRFTLGVGYGWNVEEAADHGVEWRTRRELVRDRMALMRALWAPEPTAYVGEFSSVQASAAHPKPVQPPRELGPGHPLHGPRTLIGGAAGPKLFAAVADHADGWLPIGGGGLSESLPVLRQVWETAGRDPKSLQVVPYAVHPNPGKLAHYADLGIEEVVLQLPSAQEAEILRVLDDFAQYL; translated from the coding sequence ATGCGGATCGCCACGACCGTCTTCCTGACCGACCACACCGTCTCCCCCGTCCGCCTCGCCCGCTCCCTCGAGGAGCGCGGGTTCGCCGGGCTCTACCTCCCCGAGCACACCCACATCCCGGTCAGCCGCGACACCTCCGCGCCCATGGGCGGCGAGCTCCCCGAGATGTACGGGCGCACCCTCGACCCCTTCGTCGCCCTGGCCCAGGCCGCCGCCGTGACCGAGCGCATCACCCTCGGCACCGGCATCACCCTGGTCGCCCAGCACGACCCGATCGACCTCGCGAAGCGGATCGCCACCCTGGACCACCTCTCCGGCGGCCGCTTCACCCTCGGGGTCGGCTACGGCTGGAACGTCGAGGAAGCCGCCGACCACGGCGTCGAGTGGCGCACCCGCCGCGAACTGGTCCGGGACCGGATGGCCCTGATGCGCGCCCTGTGGGCCCCGGAACCCACCGCGTACGTCGGCGAGTTCTCCTCCGTCCAGGCCAGCGCCGCCCACCCCAAGCCGGTCCAGCCCCCGCGCGAGCTCGGCCCCGGCCACCCCCTGCACGGCCCCCGCACCCTGATCGGCGGCGCGGCCGGCCCGAAGCTCTTCGCCGCCGTCGCCGACCACGCCGACGGCTGGCTCCCCATCGGCGGCGGCGGGCTCTCCGAGTCCCTGCCGGTGCTGCGCCAGGTGTGGGAAACCGCGGGCCGCGACCCGAAGAGCCTCCAGGTGGTCCCGTACGCGGTCCACCCGAACCCGGGCAAGCTCGCCCACTACGCGGACCTGGGCATCGAGGAGGTCGTCCTCCAGCTCCCGTCGGCGCAGGAGGCCGAGATCCTCCGGGTCCTGGACGACTTCGCGCAGTACCTCTAA
- a CDS encoding ADP-ribosylglycohydrolase family protein produces MDHTTTEKPAEEPAAPAGPGTGARPGATLGGRSGATLGGRSGAAVGLWGRVEQQDFRSRVRGTLLGSALGDAFGAPLADLPLDAVREAHGPQGLIEPAPAYGRRGTVTAATQLTLFTVDGLIRAHVRRDTGAWHPPTDIHRAHLRWAATQHDWGPDERRKDNGWLARQEWLYARRGPARACMTGFADDVLGTLDQPKNPTARDAAAATRSAPFGLLVGWDPALVLQLATECAAQSHGHPAAYLSAGAFAVIVHGLTRGDSLDAALQRTLGLLGARPGHQNVTDALQRAVAAVPQGPPTPQAVATVAAGEGHGGGGGGGGGGGAEDALAVAVYCALVAEDVPHGLRLAVNHDGDSTAAGALCGALLGALHGETALPGAWLADLEGRATVLEIADDFALEMTQGPTLHGPAVPASGWPARYPVG; encoded by the coding sequence ATGGACCACACGACGACCGAGAAGCCGGCCGAAGAGCCGGCGGCACCGGCCGGGCCCGGCACCGGGGCACGGCCCGGCGCGACGCTCGGCGGGCGCTCCGGCGCGACGCTCGGCGGGCGCTCCGGCGCGGCGGTCGGGCTCTGGGGCCGCGTCGAGCAGCAGGACTTCCGCAGCCGCGTCCGCGGCACCCTCCTCGGCTCCGCACTCGGCGACGCCTTCGGCGCCCCCCTGGCCGACCTCCCCCTCGACGCCGTACGCGAGGCGCACGGCCCCCAGGGCCTGATCGAGCCCGCCCCCGCGTACGGGCGCCGCGGTACGGTCACCGCCGCCACGCAGCTCACCCTGTTCACCGTCGACGGGCTGATCCGCGCCCACGTACGCCGGGACACCGGCGCCTGGCACCCGCCCACCGACATCCACCGCGCCCATCTGCGCTGGGCCGCCACCCAGCACGACTGGGGCCCCGACGAGCGCCGCAAGGACAACGGCTGGCTCGCCCGGCAGGAGTGGCTGTACGCCCGCCGCGGCCCCGCACGAGCCTGTATGACCGGCTTCGCCGACGACGTCCTCGGCACCCTCGACCAGCCGAAGAACCCCACCGCCCGCGACGCGGCCGCCGCCACCCGGTCGGCCCCCTTCGGCCTGCTGGTCGGCTGGGATCCCGCCCTGGTCCTCCAACTCGCCACCGAGTGCGCCGCGCAGAGCCACGGCCACCCCGCCGCGTACCTCTCCGCCGGGGCCTTCGCCGTCATCGTCCACGGCCTCACCCGCGGCGACTCCCTCGACGCGGCCCTCCAGCGCACCCTCGGCCTGCTCGGCGCCCGCCCGGGCCACCAGAACGTCACCGACGCCCTCCAGCGCGCCGTCGCGGCGGTCCCGCAGGGGCCGCCCACACCGCAGGCCGTCGCGACCGTCGCCGCGGGCGAGGGCCACGGCGGTGGCGGTGGCGGGGGCGGGGGCGGGGGCGCCGAGGACGCCCTCGCCGTCGCCGTCTACTGCGCGCTGGTCGCCGAGGACGTCCCGCACGGCCTGCGCCTCGCCGTCAACCACGACGGCGACTCCACCGCCGCCGGCGCCCTCTGCGGCGCACTGCTCGGCGCCCTCCACGGCGAGACCGCCCTCCCGGGCGCCTGGCTCGCGGACCTCGAAGGCCGCGCCACCGTGCTGGAAATCGCCGACGACTTCGCCCTCGAGATGACCCAGGGCCCCACCCTGCACGGACCGGCGGTCCCCGCCTCCGGCTGGCCGGCCCGCTATCCCGTCGGCTGA